The stretch of DNA GAATCTCAGATATTGTAAGTTCTCTCATTTTAAATCTATGTCTATTGAAACAACCAATATCACTTGCCTACAACGTCACAAACGGAGCTGACATGTGAATAAAAAACCATAAAGAAAAAACGAGAAATGCCCCTTATGAAGAGTTTTAAATCTACACCATTCTGATACAAAAGACTGCAATATTGGGGAGCGATGTATGATGGTTCCAGTTAGCACTCGGGTCAAGCGAAAAGATGGTGGTATTCTATAAAATTTCATGAGTCTAATGGCATGTTTCACTGAACAAATGAAGCATTTTATAGGAGAGAGCAGCGGATAATCAAACTTTTTCCTGATCATATTTCGCTTCAAAAACGCTCTATCATAACAACAAACATGTCTTAAATTGATGAGCACTTAATCACGCGAAAGTGCAACAACCGGATCAAGCCGTGAAGCTTGTCGCGCTGGCGAAAAGCCAAAACATATCCCGATGAGGGTAGAAAAAGTAAGAGATAGGAGGATTGAATCAAGTGTATAAACGAGGTGGATAGGCGCCTTAAAGAGTAAAAATAACCCCCCAATAGAAAATCCAAAGAGGATTCCTAAACCGCCCCCAATCATACATACTAAAATTGCTTCAATAAGAAATTGCTGCAAAATATCACTCTGACGCGCCCCAACAGCCATACGCACTCCAATTTCATTAATCCGCTCAGAAACCGTAACCAACATAATATTCATCACCCCAATCCCCCCTACAATGAGTGAAATAGCTGCAATTGAAGACACTAAAAGCGTTAAAATATGTGTGCTCTCCATAATACGTTCACGGAAAAATTCAGAATTTCGAATGAAAAAATCTTCCCCACCATGGCGCATAATCAGAAAACGTTTCACCATTTTCTCCGCTAAATTTGAATCAATATGATCAGCAATCTTCACGGTAATGGCACGAACCTGCGTTGTTCCAAGAAAACGCGTTTGCACAGTTGTATAGGGCAAATAAATCTGCAACGTATTTGAGTTACCTCCATTATTTTGCGGATCTACCACCCCAATGATACGTGCAGGAACATTGCCCAGATGAACAATTTTTCCTATTGGACTCCCATGACTATGAGGGAAAAGCACCGCAAGCGCTTCTTTTTCAATGACGAGATCAACAGCGCGCTCACGCACACTTTTTTGATCAAACAACTGCCCCTGAACAGCCTTGAGTCCTTGTGTTTGGAAAAATTGTTCTCCCACTCCAGTAATCATAGCATTAACTTCAACGGAACCAAAACGAACCGTAGAATTTGCTGAAATCTGAGGTGTTACACCAGCAACATAGGGCAGATCAGAAAGAGCTTCCGCATCTGCTTCCACCAAACTCGTTATCTTCTCTGCTTGTGGATCAGAAAAACTTTTCCCAGGGAAAATTGTCAAGGTATTGGAACCTAAGCTTTTAAAATTTTCTAGTATTTTTTCCCGCGTCCCATTCCCCAAAGCCACCATGGCAATAATCGCCCCAATACCGATAATCACCCCAAGCATTGTTAAAAAAGTCCGCATCCGGTGTGCATTCATAGCCAACAAAGCCATGATAAATGCTTCACGAAAACGTTCAACAAAAGAACGAAAAAAACCCAGTGTTTTTTGATCTTTCAGATTTCGTTTCTCCTGAAGAGGTTGAACACTCGTTTTTGTTTTTTTACCTTTTGAAAGCTTATCAGAAATAATTTCCCCATCACTGATTTCGATAATACGATCTGCTCTTTTAGCCACCTGCATATCATGCGTTACAATAATAATGGTGCGCCCTTCTTGATGAAGCTCATCCAAAATACGCAAAACTTCTTGACCACTGTGTTTATCTAAAGCACCGGTTGGCTCATCGGCAAGAATAACCTCCGCATTATTCATCAATGCTCGTGCAATAGACACCCGTTGTTGCTGTCCTCCTGAAAGCTGATTAGGACGATGATTGATTCTCTTTCCCATGCCTAAGCGTGTTAAAAGTTCTTCTGCACGTTTTTTTCTCATATCTGGTGCACAGCCAGCATAAATAGCTGGAATTTCAACATTGCCAAGTGCCGTTAATTCATTCAACAAGTGATAGCGCTGAAAAATAAAGCCAAAATGATTGCGCCGCAAAGCGGATAATTCATCAGCAGAAAGAGAAGCTATTTCTTTTCCAGAAATCCAATAACGACCAGAACTTGGTCGATCAAGACACCCCAAAATATTCATCAATGTGGACTTTCCAGAACCAGAAGCCCCCATAATTGCCACCATTTCACCACGCTTAATGGTCAGATTGATACCCTTCAAGACAGTAACGAATGTTTCACCCGCAGGGAATTTGCGCACAATATTTTCCAAAACGAAAACAGCATCTGCTTTTTCTGCTTTCATGATTTAATTCTCATCTTCACTGTGTTCATCAGGGATTTCTGGCATCACACCATCGCGCGAACCAGTAATAACCACATCCCCCTCATCAAGCCCTGAAGCAATTTCTGCCATCACTTTGTTATTAAGCCCTACAGTCACTTGTTTTGCCACTGCTTTATTTTCCCCGACCAACACTGAAACCCATGCTTTTCCTTCTTTTGTTTCATCACGCAAAGCATCACTTGGCACCAGCAAAACGTTCTGAGCACGTCCTAAAATAATATGCACTTGAGCAGTCATATACGTTCGCAAAAAGTTGTCTTTATTATCAACATGCACAATTCCATTATAATAAATTGCCGACGATATGAGAGAGCTAGACCCTCCTGCCCCAGGATTAATACTCACATCAGCACGAATGGATTCAGGAGCGGGATCAACCCTTTCTAAGGTCCCCTCATAACGACGATTTGAATTACCCAATACCGTAAAATAAAGAGGTTGTCCGGCGCGAACTTTAAGAATATCAGCTTCCGAAATTTGTGCTTTGACTG from Bartonella tribocorum CIP 105476 encodes:
- a CDS encoding MacB family efflux pump subunit, giving the protein MKAEKADAVFVLENIVRKFPAGETFVTVLKGINLTIKRGEMVAIMGASGSGKSTLMNILGCLDRPSSGRYWISGKEIASLSADELSALRRNHFGFIFQRYHLLNELTALGNVEIPAIYAGCAPDMRKKRAEELLTRLGMGKRINHRPNQLSGGQQQRVSIARALMNNAEVILADEPTGALDKHSGQEVLRILDELHQEGRTIIIVTHDMQVAKRADRIIEISDGEIISDKLSKGKKTKTSVQPLQEKRNLKDQKTLGFFRSFVERFREAFIMALLAMNAHRMRTFLTMLGVIIGIGAIIAMVALGNGTREKILENFKSLGSNTLTIFPGKSFSDPQAEKITSLVEADAEALSDLPYVAGVTPQISANSTVRFGSVEVNAMITGVGEQFFQTQGLKAVQGQLFDQKSVRERAVDLVIEKEALAVLFPHSHGSPIGKIVHLGNVPARIIGVVDPQNNGGNSNTLQIYLPYTTVQTRFLGTTQVRAITVKIADHIDSNLAEKMVKRFLIMRHGGEDFFIRNSEFFRERIMESTHILTLLVSSIAAISLIVGGIGVMNIMLVTVSERINEIGVRMAVGARQSDILQQFLIEAILVCMIGGGLGILFGFSIGGLFLLFKAPIHLVYTLDSILLSLTFSTLIGICFGFSPARQASRLDPVVALSRD